A stretch of Triticum aestivum cultivar Chinese Spring chromosome 1D, IWGSC CS RefSeq v2.1, whole genome shotgun sequence DNA encodes these proteins:
- the LOC123183240 gene encoding zinc finger CCCH domain-containing protein 27, translated as MHKGSIAQALDADKIEVPSPKEESNSTDSEAATDTENFEISDDDDDDRNHKHRRREAMPQPFGESIEEQAAGRPFKRRPRISGNGQPFGGADSRGEAQNNFIPKFKRRPGPGAHSRGGRVNQSFHSASAAARPPMTRGRGRNGAPWTHHDPRFNTLDMIDFASQMASQGPPTHPNLFMGPPLPSGGGAQNGPWGPYGFMPGMPNGMMDPIHPLGMQGPIQPPLIDLGMPRQRCRDFEERGFCLRGDMCPMEHGVNRIVVEDMQSLSQFNLPVSVPNAPGLGIQSEAGTAHVNLTNLGGSKGVPAKDMKSGVADNPSKLNGSTVSAVADADVYDPDQPLWNNERPEASIAGFAHTNDGIWNAETSSYEAGWEHANQGFAADDSQNPKSSVWGRIASKRKSGPGKTANTTSTSATGNQRSDYNDDMGPSTVQVKPASTKDTNGRPSSRMSADVGRQSNSRTSHKASRTLYVNGIPPESNRWEALLSHFEKFGQVIDIYVPANSEKAFIQFSKREEAEAALKAPDAVMGNRFIRLWWANRDRITDEGDGRISAKPPLTNSALPQPSSSNRGKDLQSTTPRASSGSSASGPGIGPKKLPANSITSIPPAPKRQENLEMLEAIRKKQDMLAQQRDELLQRLEKYAKQTSSANSVKQAEAGGKTVGSNAVGKVGDVSSMNTGTEGPQEVAGTLENKISGELASSSPKYAPTSTQKPAVAARQLSPLLAPPQNRFKLDNRTTSFRILPPLPPEIANETVLKDHFAAFGELSSVVLEDTEAHNHDTTLKPSLSCSACVTYATRQSAEKAFISGKSCKGHMLRFMWLTASPGSNNQSRPQKSLIPVRPSGISGQTGNMTSESQSPVGKISSAAASGTAAIPHSESVPSAESSKTFPVGISKELPSVSSLSSNVECPPGNDSTMNAVFTDPGLPQ; from the exons ATGCACAAAGGGTCTATAGCTCAAGCATTGGATGCTGACAAAATAGAAGTTCCTTCACCAAAGGAAGAAAGTAATTCCACCGATTCGGAAGCTGCTACAGATACTGAAAACTTTGAAATtagtgatgacgacgatgatgatcgtAATCACAAGCACCGAAGAAGAGAGGCTATGCCTCAACCTTTTGGTGAGAGTATCGAAGAGCAAGCTGCAGGGAGGCCTTTTAAAAGAAGGCCCAGGATTTCTGGTAATGGGCAGCCTTTTGGTGGAGCTGATTCACGTGGGGAAGCACAGAACAACTTCATACCAAAATTCAAGAGGCGTCCTGGACCAGGAGCTCACAGTCGGGGAGGTAGAGTGAACCAATCCTTCCATTCAGCTTCTGCTGCTGCTCGCCCTCCTATGACACGGGGAAGAGGACGGAATGGTGCACCCTGGACTCATCATGACCCAAGATTTAACACACTTGACATGATTGATTTTGCATCACAGATGGCCTCACAAGGACCGCCCACGCATCCTAACTTATTTATGGGTCCTCCACTGCCGAGTGGTGGTGGTGCTCAAAACGGTCCGTGGGGTCCGTATGGATTTATGCCTGGAATGCCTAATGGAATGATGGATCCAATTCACCCACTTGGAATGCAGGGCCCTATTCAGCCTCCTTTAATTGATCTTGGCATGCCTCGTCAACGTTGTAGAGACTTTGAGGAGCGTGGATTTTGCTTGAGAGGGGATATGTGCCCCATGGAGCATGGTGTAAATAGAATTGTTGTTGAAGATATGCAG AGCCTATCACAGTTCAATCTTCCAGTCTCAGTTCCAAATGCTCCAGGACTAGGAATCCAAAGTGAGGCAGGAACTGCTCATGTTAACTTAACAAACCTAGGGGGCAGTAAAGGTGTTCCTGCAAAAGATATGAAATCTGGTGTGGCAGATAATCCATCGAAGCTAAATGGGAGCACTGTTTCAGCTGTTGCTGATGCTGATGTATATGATCCTGATCAGCCCCTGTGGAACAATGAACGGCCTGAAGCATCTATTGCTGGTTTTGCACATACTAATGATGGAATATGGAATGCTGAAACCTCAAGCTATGAAGCAGGGTGGGAGCATGCAAACCAGGGTTTTGCAGCTGATGATTCACAAAATCCAAAATCTTCTGTTTGGGGGAGAATAGCATCAAAGAGAAAATCCGGGCCTGGTAAAACAGCTAATACTACTTCGACAAGTGCAACTGGAAACCAAAGAAGTGACTACAATGATGATATGGGTCCTAGCACTGTCCAAGTAAAGCCTGCTTCTACTAAGGATACTAATGGTCGACCCAGTTCAAGAATGTCTGCAGATGTGGGCCGGCAAAGTAATAGCAGGACCTCTCATAAAGCATCTCGCACACTTTATGTAAATGGCATTCCACCAGAAAGCAACAGATGGGAGGCCCTTCTGTCGCACTTCGAAAAATTCGGTCAAGTAATAGATATATATGTTCCAGCTAACAGTGAGAAAGCTTTTATCCAGTTCTCTAAAAGGGAAGAAGCTGAAGCTGCTCTAAAAGCTCCAGACGCTGTGATGGGAAACCGTTTTATAAGGCTGTGGTGGGCTAACAGAGACAGGATTACTGACGAGGGAGATGGTAGAATCTCTGCGAAACCTCCGCTGACAAATTCTGCCCTTCCCCAACCATCTTCATCCAACAGAGGCAAGGATCTTCAATCTACAACTCCAAGGGCCAGTTCTGGATCTTCTGCATCAGGCCCTGGTATAGGTCCTAAAAAGTTGCCTGCAAACAGTATAACATCAATACCTCCTGCTCCCAAAAGGCAAGAAAATCTGGAAATGCTGGAAGCAATTCGTAAAAAACAAGATATGTTAGCTCAGCAGCGTGATGAGTTACTTCAGCGGTTAGAGAAATATGCGAAACAA ACAAGTTCAGCAAATTCAGTAAAACAGGCAGAGGCTGGTGGAAAAACAGTTGGGTCAAATGCTGTGGGGAAAGTGGGCGATGTCAGTTCCATGAACACTGGGACAGAAGGGCCGCAAGAGGTCGCTGGTACACTGGAAAATAAAATTTCTGGGGAGTTGGCTTCATCTTCCCCAAAATATGCTCCAACATCCACACAGAAACCAGCTGTAGCTGCGAGGCAGCTATCTCCTCTGTTAGCACCACCGCAGAATAGGTTTAAGCTTGACAACCGGACCACATCGTTTAGGATCCTTCCTCCTTTGCCACCTGAAATCGCAAAT GAAACTGTCTTGAAAGATCATTTTGCAGCATTCGGTGAGCTTTCATCTGTTGTACTGGAAGACACCGAAGCCCACAACCATGATACAACCTTAAAGCCTTCCCTGAGTTGCTCGGCTTGTGTGACGTACGCAACGAGGCAATCTGCTGAGAAAGCATTTATTAGTGGCAAATCTTGTAAAGGGCACATGCTACGGTTTATGTGGTTGACGGCCTCTCCTGGCTCTAATAACCAATCGAGGCCTCAGAAAAGTTTAATTCCCGTCAGGCCCAGTGGCATCTCAGGCCAAACTGGCAACATGACATCTGAGTCCCAAAGCCCCGTTGGGAAAATTTCATCTGCTGCCGCATCTGGTACAGCAGCCATTCCTCATAGTGAATCCGTTCCAAGTGCAGAAAGTTCAAAGACATTTCCTGTTGGGATTTCCAAAGAATTACCTTCCGTTTCCTCTCTATCATCAAATGTTGAGTGTCCTCCTGGAAATGATTCCACAATGAATGCCGTCTTTACAGACCCGGGTCTTCCACAGTGA